From one Perca flavescens isolate YP-PL-M2 chromosome 19, PFLA_1.0, whole genome shotgun sequence genomic stretch:
- the rbm14b gene encoding RNA-binding protein 14b isoform X2, with the protein MDKSHTVKLFVGNLALDTTQEELSAIFEPYGQVVSCSVLRQFAFVHLQGEGAAERAIRELNGREFRGRNLVVEESRGRPLHSTKVFVGNLSGMCTTEDLQQLFQTFGKVLECDKVKGYAFVHMENKEDALQAIEALHGTSFKGRPLSVELSKVQPSKQAPTGKIPCVNCGKQGHYAGECPVGKPSLEQYQSQAAVLAAAAAAAAGLPLQVQQSVHNSVYNTSTFDPTYAALTGITTGTRTDGNPVNPAVYGALASQVYGANVASQLYGTVANQAALTSGATQMYSSMTPNIYGQMAANAAAAYSPQVYTPTMANSHVYLTAAHGIDMQTAAAAVNPAYTVSPAIYGAAAPAYAHISAMGAADPTTAIFEAARQAHYFAQGQQVMADQQTVAAAAAAAAAKSGERDRSPLRRSVPLLPDPVMKPFMYQRAKPRRPLLPTPAGRAAEEAAEAAEDPMARYYAEYYQQLQQYPQFQYAYPPPSAVTAIPGMPGVSAVPTVSAMSAQSVAALEALRPVVPTAAAVAAAMAAPRVYEPPLPPPTRKEAILRRPELSLHTPEPPFR; encoded by the exons ATGGACAAGAGCCACACAGTGAAGCTCTTCGTGGGCAACCTGGCGTTGGACACCACCCAGGAGGAGCTGTCGGCCATCTTTGAACCCTACGGCCAGGTGGTTAGCTGCAGTGTGCTGCGACAGTTTGCCTTCGTCCACCTGCAGGGTGAGGGTGCGGCGGAGCGAGCCATCCGGGAGCTCAATGGACGGGAGTTTCGTGGACGGAATTTGGTGGTGGAGGAGTCGAGGGGTAGGCCGTTGCACTCCACCAAGGTGTTTGTGGGTAATCTGAGTGGGATGTGCACCACAGAGGACCTACAGCAGCTGTTCCAGACATTTGGAAAAGTTCTGGAGTGTGATAAAGTCAAAG GCTATGCCTTTGTCCACATGGAAAACAAGGAAGACGCACTCCAGGCCATCGAGGCCCTGCATGGCACCTCGTTTAAGGGCCGCCCCCTGTCTGTAGAGCTGTCCAAGGTCCAGCCTAGCAAGCAAGCGCCTACAGGAAAAATCCCCTGTGTTAACTGTGGAAAGCAGGGCCACTATGCTGGAGAATGCCCTGTGGGAAAGCCTTCTCTGGAGCAGTACCAGAGTCAGGCAGCGGTCCTGGCTGCCGCTGCTGCCGCAGCTGCCGGCCTGCCCCTACAGGTCCAACAAAGCGTGCACAATTCAGTCTACAACACCTCCACGTTCGATCCCACATATGCAGCTCTCACTGGGATCACCACAGGCACACGCACTGACGGAAACCCAGTGAATCCAGCTGTTTATGGTGCCCTCGCCAGCCAGGTGTATGGTGCTAATGTCGCCAGTCAGCTTTATGGAACGGTGGCCAATCAGGCAGCTCTGACATCAGGCGCCACCCAAATGTACAGCTCGATGACCCCCAACATCTATGGCCAGATGGCTGCAAATGCCGCTGCTGCCTACTCACCTCAAGTTTATACCCCGACCATGGCCAACTCCCATGTCTATCTGACTGCAGCTCATGGAATAGATATGcagacagcagcagctgcagtcaACCCCGCTTACACTGTATCTCCAGCAATTTATGGCGCTGCCGCACCAGCCTACGCTCACATAAGCGCCATGGGAGCAGCGGACCCTACCACAGCCATCTTCGAGGCAGCCAGGCAGGCACATTACTTTGCCCAGGGCCAACAGGTTATGGCTGACCAGCAGACAGTGGCTGCCGCAGCAGCGGCGGCTGCAGCAAAGTCTGGTGAGAGGGACCGTAGTCCCCTACGGAGGTCAGTACCTCTGCTTCCAGACCCGGTGATGAAGCCGTTCATGTACCAGAGAGCCAAGCCGCGCCGACCCCTGCTCCCTACGCCGGCTGGCCGAGCGGCAGAAGAGGCTGCAGAGGCTGCAGAGGACCCCATGGCCAG GTACTATGCGGAGTACtaccagcagctgcagcagtacCCCCAGTTCCAGTATGCCTACCCACCACCGAGCGCAGTGACCGCCATCCCTGGCATGCCGGGAGTGTCAGCGGTCCCTACTGTTTCCGCGATGTCCGCCCAGTCCGTAGCTGCGCTGGAAGCCCTCAGGCCAGTGGTTCCCACCGCTGCGGCAGTGGCAGCTGCCATGGCTGCGCCAAGGGTGTATGAGCCGCCGTTGCCGCCGCCCACGCGCAAGGAGGCCATCCTCCGCCGCCCCGAACTCTCCCTTCACACGCCTGAGCCCCCCTTCCGATAG
- the rbm14b gene encoding RNA-binding protein 14b isoform X1, whose product MDKSHTVKLFVGNLALDTTQEELSAIFEPYGQVVSCSVLRQFAFVHLQGEGAAERAIRELNGREFRGRNLVVEESRGRPLHSTKVFVGNLSGMCTTEDLQQLFQTFGKVLECDKVKARHSSSAGYAFVHMENKEDALQAIEALHGTSFKGRPLSVELSKVQPSKQAPTGKIPCVNCGKQGHYAGECPVGKPSLEQYQSQAAVLAAAAAAAAGLPLQVQQSVHNSVYNTSTFDPTYAALTGITTGTRTDGNPVNPAVYGALASQVYGANVASQLYGTVANQAALTSGATQMYSSMTPNIYGQMAANAAAAYSPQVYTPTMANSHVYLTAAHGIDMQTAAAAVNPAYTVSPAIYGAAAPAYAHISAMGAADPTTAIFEAARQAHYFAQGQQVMADQQTVAAAAAAAAAKSGERDRSPLRRSVPLLPDPVMKPFMYQRAKPRRPLLPTPAGRAAEEAAEAAEDPMARYYAEYYQQLQQYPQFQYAYPPPSAVTAIPGMPGVSAVPTVSAMSAQSVAALEALRPVVPTAAAVAAAMAAPRVYEPPLPPPTRKEAILRRPELSLHTPEPPFR is encoded by the exons ATGGACAAGAGCCACACAGTGAAGCTCTTCGTGGGCAACCTGGCGTTGGACACCACCCAGGAGGAGCTGTCGGCCATCTTTGAACCCTACGGCCAGGTGGTTAGCTGCAGTGTGCTGCGACAGTTTGCCTTCGTCCACCTGCAGGGTGAGGGTGCGGCGGAGCGAGCCATCCGGGAGCTCAATGGACGGGAGTTTCGTGGACGGAATTTGGTGGTGGAGGAGTCGAGGGGTAGGCCGTTGCACTCCACCAAGGTGTTTGTGGGTAATCTGAGTGGGATGTGCACCACAGAGGACCTACAGCAGCTGTTCCAGACATTTGGAAAAGTTCTGGAGTGTGATAAAGTCAAAG CCAGGCATTCCTCTTCCGCAGGCTATGCCTTTGTCCACATGGAAAACAAGGAAGACGCACTCCAGGCCATCGAGGCCCTGCATGGCACCTCGTTTAAGGGCCGCCCCCTGTCTGTAGAGCTGTCCAAGGTCCAGCCTAGCAAGCAAGCGCCTACAGGAAAAATCCCCTGTGTTAACTGTGGAAAGCAGGGCCACTATGCTGGAGAATGCCCTGTGGGAAAGCCTTCTCTGGAGCAGTACCAGAGTCAGGCAGCGGTCCTGGCTGCCGCTGCTGCCGCAGCTGCCGGCCTGCCCCTACAGGTCCAACAAAGCGTGCACAATTCAGTCTACAACACCTCCACGTTCGATCCCACATATGCAGCTCTCACTGGGATCACCACAGGCACACGCACTGACGGAAACCCAGTGAATCCAGCTGTTTATGGTGCCCTCGCCAGCCAGGTGTATGGTGCTAATGTCGCCAGTCAGCTTTATGGAACGGTGGCCAATCAGGCAGCTCTGACATCAGGCGCCACCCAAATGTACAGCTCGATGACCCCCAACATCTATGGCCAGATGGCTGCAAATGCCGCTGCTGCCTACTCACCTCAAGTTTATACCCCGACCATGGCCAACTCCCATGTCTATCTGACTGCAGCTCATGGAATAGATATGcagacagcagcagctgcagtcaACCCCGCTTACACTGTATCTCCAGCAATTTATGGCGCTGCCGCACCAGCCTACGCTCACATAAGCGCCATGGGAGCAGCGGACCCTACCACAGCCATCTTCGAGGCAGCCAGGCAGGCACATTACTTTGCCCAGGGCCAACAGGTTATGGCTGACCAGCAGACAGTGGCTGCCGCAGCAGCGGCGGCTGCAGCAAAGTCTGGTGAGAGGGACCGTAGTCCCCTACGGAGGTCAGTACCTCTGCTTCCAGACCCGGTGATGAAGCCGTTCATGTACCAGAGAGCCAAGCCGCGCCGACCCCTGCTCCCTACGCCGGCTGGCCGAGCGGCAGAAGAGGCTGCAGAGGCTGCAGAGGACCCCATGGCCAG GTACTATGCGGAGTACtaccagcagctgcagcagtacCCCCAGTTCCAGTATGCCTACCCACCACCGAGCGCAGTGACCGCCATCCCTGGCATGCCGGGAGTGTCAGCGGTCCCTACTGTTTCCGCGATGTCCGCCCAGTCCGTAGCTGCGCTGGAAGCCCTCAGGCCAGTGGTTCCCACCGCTGCGGCAGTGGCAGCTGCCATGGCTGCGCCAAGGGTGTATGAGCCGCCGTTGCCGCCGCCCACGCGCAAGGAGGCCATCCTCCGCCGCCCCGAACTCTCCCTTCACACGCCTGAGCCCCCCTTCCGATAG
- the rbm14b gene encoding RNA-binding protein 14b isoform X3 translates to MDKSHTVKLFVGNLALDTTQEELSAIFEPYGQVVSCSVLRQFAFVHLQGEGAAERAIRELNGREFRGRNLVVEESRGRPLHSTKVFVGNLSGMCTTEDLQQLFQTFGKVLECDKVKGIPLPQAMPLSTWKTRKTHSRPSRPCMAPRLRAAPCL, encoded by the exons ATGGACAAGAGCCACACAGTGAAGCTCTTCGTGGGCAACCTGGCGTTGGACACCACCCAGGAGGAGCTGTCGGCCATCTTTGAACCCTACGGCCAGGTGGTTAGCTGCAGTGTGCTGCGACAGTTTGCCTTCGTCCACCTGCAGGGTGAGGGTGCGGCGGAGCGAGCCATCCGGGAGCTCAATGGACGGGAGTTTCGTGGACGGAATTTGGTGGTGGAGGAGTCGAGGGGTAGGCCGTTGCACTCCACCAAGGTGTTTGTGGGTAATCTGAGTGGGATGTGCACCACAGAGGACCTACAGCAGCTGTTCCAGACATTTGGAAAAGTTCTGGAGTGTGATAAAGTCAAAG GCATTCCTCTTCCGCAGGCTATGCCTTTGTCCACATGGAAAACAAGGAAGACGCACTCCAGGCCATCGAGGCCCTGCATGGCACCTCGTTTAAGGGCCGCCCCCTGTCTGTAG